A genomic window from Pseudomonadales bacterium includes:
- the cysT gene encoding sulfate ABC transporter permease subunit CysT, with amino-acid sequence MKLLRSTSVLPGFGPALGYTVFWLSLIVLIPLSAAFIKTFELSWGEFWEVVTAPRVLASYRLSFGASLIGALLNVFFGLIVAWVLVRYQFAGKKVVDALVDLPFALPTAVAGITLSALYASNGWVGSLLEPYGIKVAYTPLGIVVALTFIGLPFVVRTVQPVLEDLEGEVEEAAASLGASRWQTFARILVPALTPALLTGFALAFARAVGEYGSVIFIAGNIPLVSEITPLLIITKLEQYEYSHATAIASVMLLISFALLLIINLLQWWSSHRHAHK; translated from the coding sequence ATGAAACTGTTGCGATCGACATCCGTGTTGCCTGGCTTCGGTCCGGCACTCGGCTACACGGTGTTCTGGCTCAGCTTGATTGTATTGATTCCGCTGTCGGCGGCATTCATCAAAACATTTGAACTGAGCTGGGGCGAATTTTGGGAAGTGGTAACGGCGCCGCGCGTGTTGGCCTCATATCGATTGTCTTTTGGTGCATCGCTGATTGGCGCTTTGCTCAATGTTTTTTTCGGTTTGATCGTGGCTTGGGTGTTAGTGCGCTACCAGTTTGCGGGGAAGAAAGTGGTGGATGCCTTGGTGGATTTGCCCTTTGCACTGCCAACGGCGGTTGCGGGTATTACTTTATCCGCGTTGTATGCCAGCAATGGTTGGGTCGGTTCGCTGTTAGAGCCCTATGGCATCAAAGTGGCTTATACGCCGCTGGGTATCGTGGTGGCACTGACATTTATCGGCCTGCCGTTTGTCGTGCGCACGGTGCAGCCTGTGTTGGAAGATTTGGAAGGCGAAGTGGAGGAGGCCGCGGCCAGTTTGGGCGCTTCTCGTTGGCAGACATTCGCACGCATTCTGGTGCCAGCACTGACCCCTGCGTTACTGACCGGGTTTGCGTTGGCGTTTGCGCGCGCAGTGGGCGAGTACGGCTCTGTGATTTTTATTGCCGGCAATATTCCGTTGGTTTCAGAGATCACGCCGCTGTTGATTATCACTAAGTTGGAGCAGTACGAGTACAGCCACGCCACGGCGATTGCCAGTGTGATGTTGCTGATTTCGTTTGCACTGCTGCTGATTATTAATTTATTGCAATGGTGGAGTAGTCATCGTCATGCTCACAAATAA
- the cysW gene encoding sulfate ABC transporter permease subunit CysW: MLTNNRKSIATTEAPWLRRLLIGIALFWLALFLLLPLVSIFTEALNKGWLTYLAAFEDENAWAAIRLTLLAAVISVPLNLVFGVAAAWVIARFDFRGKSILLTLIDLPFAVSPVIAGLIYVLVFGLQGLLGEWLSDRDLKVIFAVPGIVLATLFVTFPFVARELIPLMQAQGKDEEEAAIVLGASGWQMFWRVTLPNIKWGLLYGVILSNARAMGEFGAVSVVSGHIRGVTNTLPLHVEVLYNEYNHVAAFACASVLAMLALVTLVLKTFVEWKVQQNSVLSQQELKE, from the coding sequence ATGCTCACAAATAATCGTAAAAGTATCGCGACGACAGAAGCACCTTGGCTGCGCCGTTTGTTAATTGGTATTGCATTGTTTTGGCTGGCGCTGTTTCTGCTGCTGCCGTTGGTCTCTATTTTTACTGAAGCCTTAAACAAAGGTTGGCTTACATATTTGGCAGCATTTGAAGATGAGAATGCGTGGGCTGCCATTCGTTTAACGCTGCTTGCGGCGGTTATTTCTGTGCCGCTCAATTTGGTTTTTGGTGTGGCGGCGGCGTGGGTGATTGCACGGTTTGATTTTCGCGGCAAAAGTATTTTGCTCACGCTGATTGATTTGCCGTTTGCGGTGTCGCCGGTCATTGCTGGTTTGATCTATGTTTTGGTGTTTGGTTTGCAGGGTTTGTTGGGTGAGTGGCTGTCTGATCGAGATTTGAAAGTGATTTTTGCAGTGCCTGGCATTGTACTGGCGACACTGTTTGTGACATTTCCTTTTGTCGCCCGAGAGCTAATTCCGCTGATGCAAGCGCAGGGAAAAGATGAAGAAGAAGCGGCGATTGTATTGGGTGCATCCGGTTGGCAAATGTTTTGGCGTGTCACCCTGCCCAACATTAAATGGGGTTTGTTGTACGGCGTGATTTTGTCGAACGCGCGCGCAATGGGTGAATTCGGTGCTGTGTCGGTGGTGTCCGGTCATATTCGAGGCGTTACCAACACGCTGCCCCTGCATGTGGAAGTGCTCTACAACGAGTACAACCATGTCGCTGCTTTTGCGTGTGCATCTGTATTGGCAATGTTGGCTTTAGTTACGCTGGTGTTGAAAACTTTTGTTGAATGGAAAGTGCAACAAAACAGTGTGTTGTCACAGCAAGAATTAAAAGAGTGA
- a CDS encoding sulfate/molybdate ABC transporter ATP-binding protein, with product MSIEIRNVTKRFGDFRALDNVSLDVPTGELVALLGPSGCGKTSLLRIIAGMETPNDGSIHFHGADTTDTHVRERQVGFVFQHYALFRHMTVFENVAFGLRVRPKKTRPVEAEIRRRVHELLQLVQLDWLADRYPPQLSGGQRQRIALARALAVEPKVLLLDEPFGALDANVRKELRRWLRRLHDELHITSVFVTHDQEEALEVADRIVVMNKGKVEQIGKPEQIYDEPASPFVYQFIGNVNVFHSRVRDGFARIGAADVEVEEHRHVEDAHATAYVRPHDIEIQREPGNNAAFPVTVARINMIGSVVRLALHREDDSEEIEAELSRDRFRQLALQEGESVWVRPLAARVFLDKKIRNENLGVS from the coding sequence ATGAGTATAGAAATTCGCAATGTCACCAAACGGTTTGGTGATTTTAGGGCGTTGGATAATGTGTCGCTGGATGTGCCTACTGGTGAATTGGTTGCGTTACTGGGGCCATCAGGCTGCGGTAAAACTTCACTGCTGCGCATTATTGCCGGCATGGAAACACCCAATGATGGCAGTATTCATTTTCACGGTGCAGACACCACGGATACGCATGTGCGTGAACGACAAGTTGGGTTCGTGTTTCAACATTATGCGCTGTTTCGTCACATGACGGTGTTTGAAAATGTTGCGTTTGGTTTGCGTGTGCGTCCGAAAAAAACGCGTCCTGTCGAAGCAGAAATTCGTCGCCGTGTTCATGAGTTGCTGCAATTGGTGCAATTGGATTGGTTGGCGGATCGTTATCCACCTCAATTATCTGGTGGCCAGCGTCAGCGGATTGCTTTGGCGCGAGCATTGGCGGTTGAACCGAAAGTTTTATTGCTTGATGAGCCTTTTGGTGCGCTGGATGCCAATGTGCGCAAAGAGTTGCGAAGATGGTTGCGGCGATTGCACGACGAGCTGCATATCACCAGTGTTTTTGTGACACACGATCAAGAAGAAGCGTTGGAAGTGGCAGATCGCATTGTTGTGATGAATAAAGGTAAGGTGGAGCAAATTGGCAAGCCGGAACAAATTTATGATGAACCTGCATCGCCCTTTGTTTATCAATTTATTGGCAATGTGAATGTGTTTCATAGTCGTGTGCGTGACGGTTTTGCTCGTATCGGTGCCGCTGATGTGGAGGTAGAAGAACATCGTCATGTTGAAGATGCGCATGCCACTGCGTATGTGCGGCCACACGATATCGAAATACAGCGCGAGCCTGGCAACAACGCTGCTTTTCCTGTGACGGTGGCGCGCATCAACATGATCGGTTCTGTGGTGCGTTTGGCGTTGCATCGCGAAGATGATTCAGAAGAAATTGAAGCTGAATTGTCGCGTGATCGTTTTCGTCAATTGGCTTTGCAGGAGGGGGAGTCCGTATGGGTGAGGCCACTGGCAGCGCGCGTGTTTCTTGATAAGAAAATACGCAATGAAAATTTAGGTGTGTCATGA
- a CDS encoding LLM class flavin-dependent oxidoreductase, with amino-acid sequence MKISICLPYMKKSITRRTILDWCAHIEQGPFHSLSCGERITGYTLEMRNTLAFAAAVTERVRIVPSLYVLPMHSPVWAAKEIATLDLLSNGRVTVTVGVGGREVDYRAVGADFSRRHQRQDEHIAVMKDIWAGKPPFAGADPVGPTPVQAGGPPLLAGVMGPKAMARAAHWADGVYSFSMGGSAAETAGFFKMAESAWQNAGREHAPQKVGGFWYCLADDAEEKMKSYVYDYLAILGDNIARPVANSMKNFDKHRIKDTLAEMAATGCEEVFLCSATDELSELDRLLDIL; translated from the coding sequence ATGAAAATCAGCATCTGTTTGCCCTACATGAAAAAATCCATCACACGACGCACGATACTTGATTGGTGCGCACACATCGAACAAGGTCCTTTTCACAGCTTGTCTTGCGGCGAACGCATCACCGGCTACACCTTAGAAATGCGCAACACACTGGCCTTTGCCGCCGCAGTGACTGAGCGCGTGCGCATTGTGCCTTCACTGTATGTATTGCCTATGCACTCGCCTGTGTGGGCAGCGAAAGAAATCGCCACGCTTGATTTGCTCTCCAATGGTCGCGTCACCGTAACGGTTGGTGTCGGCGGGCGCGAAGTGGATTACCGCGCGGTCGGCGCTGATTTTTCTCGTCGTCACCAACGCCAAGACGAACACATAGCAGTGATGAAAGATATCTGGGCAGGCAAGCCGCCGTTTGCAGGCGCAGATCCCGTTGGCCCTACCCCTGTGCAAGCCGGTGGCCCACCGCTGTTAGCTGGCGTGATGGGGCCGAAAGCCATGGCACGTGCTGCGCACTGGGCAGACGGCGTGTATTCCTTTTCGATGGGTGGTTCTGCAGCAGAAACTGCAGGCTTTTTTAAGATGGCGGAAAGTGCGTGGCAAAACGCAGGCCGCGAACATGCACCGCAAAAAGTTGGTGGCTTCTGGTACTGCTTGGCCGACGATGCCGAAGAAAAAATGAAAAGCTATGTCTACGACTACTTAGCAATTCTGGGCGACAACATCGCCCGCCCCGTTGCCAACAGCATGAAAAACTTCGACAAACACCGCATCAAAGACACGCTGGCAGAAATGGCGGCTACGGGCTGCGAAGAAGTTTTTCTCTGCTCTGCCACCGATGAATTGAGCGAGCTAGATCGCCTGCTCGATATTCTCTAG
- the mtgA gene encoding monofunctional biosynthetic peptidoglycan transglycosylase, whose product MKRLLPFVGCCALIFFISTVALTLLLRFLPPLTSGVMMERRVQSWFSDQPYQRRYQWVPLEKITPALGVAVVAAEDQLFAEHDGFDWNAIEKAAVYNQTHKKTRGASTISQQTAKNLFLWTGRNWIRKGMEVYFTLLIELLWPKERILEVYLNIIELGDGIYGAEAASQIFFKKSAQKISSNEAALLAVVLPNPRRFQADKPSSYLRGRQRWILRNMQQLGGKSYINTLPE is encoded by the coding sequence ATGAAACGCCTACTGCCCTTTGTAGGATGCTGTGCGCTGATTTTTTTTATCAGCACCGTCGCTCTAACGCTGTTGTTGCGTTTCCTACCGCCACTCACCTCTGGCGTGATGATGGAACGCCGTGTGCAATCGTGGTTTTCTGATCAACCCTACCAACGCCGCTATCAATGGGTTCCGCTCGAAAAAATTACACCGGCGTTAGGTGTTGCTGTTGTCGCAGCAGAAGATCAGTTGTTTGCCGAACACGATGGCTTTGATTGGAACGCGATAGAAAAAGCGGCGGTTTACAATCAAACGCACAAAAAAACGCGCGGCGCATCCACCATCTCACAACAAACCGCCAAAAATCTTTTTTTGTGGACGGGGCGCAACTGGATACGCAAAGGCATGGAAGTGTATTTCACGCTCTTGATTGAATTGCTATGGCCGAAAGAGCGCATTCTTGAAGTATATTTAAACATTATCGAATTAGGCGACGGCATTTACGGCGCTGAAGCAGCATCGCAGATTTTTTTCAAAAAAAGCGCCCAAAAAATATCTTCGAATGAAGCCGCCCTGCTCGCCGTCGTGCTGCCCAACCCACGCCGTTTTCAAGCAGATAAACCCAGCAGCTACCTACGCGGCAGACAGCGCTGGATACTACGCAACATGCAACAACTCGGCGGAAAAAGTTACATCAACACCTTGCCAGAATAA